In the Anastrepha obliqua isolate idAnaObli1 chromosome 1, idAnaObli1_1.0, whole genome shotgun sequence genome, one interval contains:
- the LOC129236114 gene encoding uncharacterized protein LOC129236114 has product MKSQRFLTNYKCECYGRIFCSCAHKTDETTLFMDNVYDVGETLAEVMIICGIHQAKAKAAIDVIVYSFIHYDEIRHRIDTVPRKRLCKEDLIHDLGRKCLMTRMEAQLTYSIIKRAFKAFYHGTKEGGIRNNLMEKQLVHSQECLWVHAAKRTAQIFASYEGMFFTAQKNYESQIKCVYKKLYDRMQQRSTPPVVNQCSCDECVKRTVVELTKPSKSMYSLHNQITESNGVDNALPVVKSVEQGEECELGASTITSSGNTVSSTTLNLPRCYVCHCPKLMCDCDVDRVTGVASAECGQGPYKCQWVRMDEYDEELKKTCFEVPEDHECPIDCYGENAICDPECECDCESCECRPEESSDYDEVETMEEKGEEEEQMFNEPTTSTICNISGHNLPLAAYDDCRVPKPHVVEEESGPPTTIATVVGHRKVASLTTTDLEVREEEEGESEGEKINKILGSML; this is encoded by the exons atgaaGTCGCAAAGATTTCTTACAAATTATAAGTGCGAATGTTACGGCCGCATATTTTGCAGTTGTGCTCACAAGACCGACGAGACCACGCTCTTCATGGACAACGTGTACGATGTTGGCGAGACACTGGCAGAGGTCATGATCATCTGCGGCATTCACCAGGCCAAAGCGAAGGCGGCCATCGATGTGATCGTATACTCCTTCATTCATTATGACGAGATCAGGCATCGCATTGACACAGTGCCGCGTAAAAGACTCTGTAAAGAGGATCTCATACACGACCTTGGACGCAAGTGTCTGATGACTCGTATGGAGGCGCAGCTCACCTACTCCATCATTAAGCGTGCTTTCAAG GCTTTCTATCACGGTACCAAGGAAGGAGGCATTCGTAATAATCTAATGGAAAAACAATTGGTGCACTCGCAGGAATGTTTGTGGGTACATGCGGCCAAGCGCACGGCCCAAATTTTTGCCAGCTACGAAGGCATGTTCTTTACCGCCCAAAAGAATTATGAATCCCAGATCAAGTGCGTGTATAAGAAACTCTATGATCGTATGCAACAACGCTCCACTCCGCCTGTCGTCAATCAATGCTCATGTGACGAATGCGTAAAGCGAACAGTAGTGGAGTTGACTAAACCATCCAAGAGCATGTACAGTTTACACAATCAGATCACAGAGTCTAATGGAGTCGATAACGCATTACCCGTTGTAAAGAGTGTCGAACAAGGCGAGGAGTGTGAATTGGGTGCGTCCACTATTACTTCCAGTGGCAATACAGTGTCGAGTACCACACTAAATTTGCCACGTTGCTATGTATGCCATTGTCCAAAATTGATGTGCGATTGTGACGTCGACAGGGTGACGGGAGTTGCGAGTGCCGAGTGCGGTCAAGGGCCATACAAGTGTCAATGGGTACGTATGGATGAGTACgatgaagaattgaaaaaaacatgtttCGAAGTGCCCGAAGATCATGAGTGTCCAATCGATTGTTATGGCGAGAATGCTATTTGCGATCCGGAATGTGAATGCGATTGTGAAAGTTGTGAATGCCGCCCAGAAGAATCATCCGACTATGACGAAGTTGAAACGATGGAGGAGAAAGGTGAAGAGGAAGAACAGATGTTCAATGAACCGACTACCTCTACGATATGTAACATATCGGGCCATAATTTACCGCTTGCTGCTTATGATGATTGTAGAGTACCTAAGCCACATGTGGTTGAAGAGGAGTCTGGCCCACCGACAACTATCGCAACGGTAGTAGGCCATAGAAAGGTGGCGAGTCTCACCACCACTGATCTAGAAGTAAGGGAGGAGGAGGAGGGAGAAAGTGAAGGCGAGAAAATCAATAAGATTTTGGGATcaatgctataa